One genomic segment of Cellulophaga sp. HaHaR_3_176 includes these proteins:
- the cysM gene encoding cysteine synthase CysM, which produces MSHNILDLIGNTPLVESRVLNTNPNVKLFFKLEGQNPGGSVKDRAAYNMIKSALDRGDISEKTKLIEATSGNTGIALAMIAGIFNLDIELVMPENSTIERVQTMRAYGAKVTLTSKEVGIEGARDYAEQKVAKDGYFMLNQFENNDNWKAHYKTTGPEIWRDTKGEITHFVSSMGTTGTIMGTSTYLKEQSKAVQIVGVQPTDGSSIPGIRKWPQEYLPKIFNPSKVDIVMEVSQEQAVETTLRLATEEAIFAGMSSGGATAAAIQLANTLESGVIVSIICDRGDRYLSSGIFEQN; this is translated from the coding sequence ATGTCTCATAATATTTTAGATTTAATAGGAAATACTCCCTTAGTAGAATCTCGTGTTTTAAACACAAACCCTAACGTTAAATTGTTTTTTAAATTAGAAGGACAAAACCCTGGTGGTAGCGTTAAAGATAGAGCAGCTTACAACATGATTAAAAGTGCTTTAGATAGAGGTGATATTTCTGAAAAAACAAAATTAATAGAAGCTACCAGTGGTAATACTGGTATTGCTTTGGCTATGATTGCTGGTATTTTTAATTTAGATATCGAACTTGTAATGCCTGAAAACTCTACCATTGAACGCGTACAAACGATGAGAGCTTATGGTGCTAAGGTTACCTTAACATCTAAAGAAGTTGGTATTGAAGGTGCTAGAGATTATGCTGAGCAAAAAGTGGCTAAGGATGGTTACTTTATGTTAAACCAATTTGAAAATAACGATAACTGGAAAGCACACTACAAAACTACAGGCCCTGAAATTTGGAGAGATACAAAAGGAGAAATTACTCACTTTGTATCATCAATGGGAACTACAGGTACTATTATGGGTACTTCAACATATTTAAAAGAACAATCTAAGGCAGTACAAATTGTAGGAGTGCAACCAACAGATGGTTCTAGCATACCTGGTATTAGAAAATGGCCTCAAGAATATCTTCCAAAGATATTTAACCCTAGTAAAGTTGATATCGTTATGGAGGTTAGTCAAGAACAAGCGGTTGAAACAACTTTACGACTGGCTACTGAAGAAGCTATTTTTGCAGGTATGAGTAGTGGTGGTGCAACAGCTGCAGCTATTCAATTAGCTAACACATTAGAAAGTGGCGTTATCGTAAGTATTATATGTGATAGAGGCGATAGATATTTATCTTCTGGGATATTTGAACAAAACTAA
- the corA gene encoding magnesium/cobalt transporter CorA — MKKPKIKTHLKKSSQILRKKGKAPGTVTYTGLRENALSVVSVIDYDENKFIVEKPKTIEEINFFKNSKLTTWIDVTGISDESYIDDLGKLLGLNSLVLEDAVNTQQRPKIDEYDDYIFGVFKMLYLNDKQEIVYEHLAITLFESSVVVFQELKDDVFNGVRERIKTKSGRIRTRGADYLFFALLDAVVDNYFEILEGINHKIEELEEEVYDNPRPEVAQRIQELKKEVLKIRRYIFPVKELVSRLVDSESKLISKDTKLFLRDIHDHCIEINESLQIYREMSMSLMEMYMSNMSNKMNEVMKVLTIMASIFIPLTFIAGVYGMNFDKIPELHWEHGYAMVWGVMIVTFIGMLIYFKRKNWL; from the coding sequence ATGAAAAAGCCTAAAATTAAAACTCATTTAAAAAAAAGTTCTCAAATTTTAAGAAAAAAAGGGAAAGCTCCAGGCACAGTTACCTATACAGGCCTCAGAGAAAATGCATTGTCTGTAGTGTCGGTTATTGATTATGATGAAAATAAATTTATTGTAGAAAAACCTAAAACAATTGAAGAGATAAATTTTTTTAAAAATTCGAAGCTTACAACTTGGATTGATGTAACAGGTATTAGTGACGAAAGTTATATAGATGATTTAGGAAAGCTCTTAGGACTTAACTCTTTAGTACTTGAAGATGCTGTCAACACGCAACAAAGGCCTAAAATTGATGAATATGACGATTATATTTTTGGAGTTTTTAAAATGCTGTATTTAAATGATAAACAAGAAATTGTTTATGAGCATTTAGCAATAACTTTATTTGAATCATCAGTTGTTGTTTTTCAAGAATTAAAAGATGATGTTTTTAATGGTGTTAGAGAGCGTATTAAAACAAAATCAGGCAGAATTAGAACTCGTGGAGCAGATTATTTATTTTTTGCTCTTTTAGATGCCGTTGTAGATAATTACTTCGAAATTTTAGAAGGTATAAATCATAAAATAGAAGAATTAGAAGAAGAGGTTTATGATAATCCTAGGCCAGAAGTAGCACAACGTATTCAAGAATTGAAAAAAGAAGTGCTTAAAATTAGAAGATATATATTCCCTGTTAAAGAGTTAGTTTCTAGACTAGTTGATTCTGAATCTAAATTGATATCAAAAGATACAAAGTTGTTTTTGAGAGATATACATGATCACTGTATTGAAATTAATGAGAGTTTACAAATTTATAGAGAAATGTCTATGAGTTTGATGGAAATGTATATGAGTAATATGAGTAATAAAATGAATGAAGTAATGAAGGTGTTAACCATAATGGCATCCATTTTCATTCCGTTAACTTTTATAGCTGGTGTTTACGGAATGAATTTTGACAAAATACCCGAACTACATTGGGAACATGGTTACGCAATGGTTTGGGGAGTTATGATTGTTACTTTTATAGGAATGCTAATTTATTTTAAAAGAAAAAACTGGCTTTAG
- a CDS encoding tRNA pseudouridine(38-40) synthase TruA: MKKKRNYYLIRLQFLGFRYSGWQKQPGHKTIESMLLKTLKYILPERSYKILGAGRTDAKVSALEAAFELYLDDEPLEDIEEFLYTFNINLPPDIKILSIDKAEEKFNIIHHAKEKEYVYLFAFGEKSHPFCAPYLVTFLGDLDIDVMIKAAKLFEGTHSFKSYTARIKNNTIFVRTVNSCKIIENTIIEANFFPKKTYALHVKGEGFMRYQIRMIMGVLVQVGKGELTIEDVEHSLLETSDVKLPFVAPGSGLLLNQLNFK; the protein is encoded by the coding sequence ATGAAGAAAAAAAGGAATTACTACCTTATTAGGTTACAGTTTTTAGGTTTTAGGTATAGTGGTTGGCAAAAACAGCCAGGTCATAAAACTATAGAATCTATGCTTTTGAAAACACTTAAATATATATTACCAGAAAGAAGTTATAAAATATTAGGGGCGGGTAGAACAGATGCTAAGGTATCTGCTTTAGAAGCTGCTTTTGAACTTTATTTAGACGATGAACCTTTAGAGGATATTGAAGAGTTTTTGTATACGTTCAATATTAATCTTCCTCCAGACATTAAAATTCTTTCTATAGATAAGGCTGAAGAAAAATTTAATATCATTCATCATGCAAAAGAAAAGGAATATGTTTATTTATTTGCTTTTGGCGAAAAAAGCCATCCTTTTTGCGCTCCATATTTAGTAACTTTTTTAGGAGATTTAGATATCGATGTTATGATTAAAGCTGCAAAATTATTTGAAGGAACTCATAGTTTTAAATCATATACAGCTAGAATTAAAAATAATACCATATTTGTTAGAACAGTAAATTCTTGTAAAATAATTGAAAACACAATAATCGAGGCAAATTTTTTTCCTAAAAAAACATATGCACTTCATGTAAAAGGGGAGGGTTTTATGCGTTATCAAATTAGAATGATAATGGGGGTACTAGTACAAGTAGGTAAAGGAGAACTTACGATAGAAGATGTTGAACATTCTTTATTAGAAACTAGCGACGTTAAGTTACCATTTGTAGCACCAGGTTCTGGTTTGTTATTAAATCAATTAAATTTTAAGTAA